The nucleotide sequence ATCGGGCGCTGCACGACCAGCTCCGCACCATCTGCGCGTTCGACGTGATCGCCAACAACACCGACCGCAAGAGCGGGCACTGCCTACTCGACCGGAACGGCAAGGTCTGGGCCATCGACAACGGGCTGTCGTTCCACCGGGAGTTCAAGCTGCGCACGGTGATCTGGGAGTTCGCCGGCGAGCCGCTGCCCGCCTCGGTCGTCGACAGCCTGGCAACGCTGGTCGACCACGGGCTGCCCGCCAGCCTCGATCGGCTGCTCGACCTCCACGAGCGCGAGGCGGTGGTCGCCCGCGCCCGCGCTCTGCTCGACGCCGGGACGTTCCCGACCGACCCCACGGGTCGCCGCTACCCCTGGCCGCTGGTTTGAAACTCGATAGCGGCATGGGCACCGGGCGGTCGGTCAACGAGGAGCTGGTCGAGCTGGGCGACCTCGACGAGCTGGTGCGCCACATCGACCGCTTGTGCTGGGCGGCCGACTGGGACGGGGTGCTCGACGTGCGGGACCGCTGCCGAGCGGCGCTCGAGCGGGGCAAGCAGTTGTGGCCCGCGGCCTCACACGGCGAGTACCGGCTGGCATTGGAAGCACCGGGCCCGATCGCCGCCCGGGTGGTGGTGCCGGGCGCCGGCCACCTCTCGCTCGGCCCCCTGACCGAGGTGGCGGCATCGACCCACCGGTGGGCGGAGCTGGCCGACCACCTGCCCGATGGCCCGACCCGGGCGATGACCGCACACGAGCGGGTGGTCCGTGGCGAGGACCTCACCGGCGACGACCGCATCGACCGCCAGGTCATCGACCTCCCGCTCGCCCTGCAGCCGTGGGAGCCCAGCTACCCCGTGGCCGAATACCTCGCGCACGAGGCGCACTTCCCCCCACCGCCCCTGCCGGACCGTCATCCGGTCGTGCTGCCCGCGCCGAGCCTGGCGGTCGAGCGGGTCGAGGACCAGGAGACGATCCATGCCCTCGCCGAGCTCACCCGGGCATGGACCGCGGAGTCGAACGGGCGATCGGAGGTGGTCGCGGTGCGCGGTGACGCCCGCTGCGCCATCGCTGCGCTCGGGCCCCCGCGGGCCCGCCTGGCGGAGCTCAGCGGGGCGGAAGCCCTGGCGTGGATGGCCTGGGTCGCGGCCTCGGGCGGTGCACATGGGCGCCGGCGCGGCATGGCCCGTGGCCGCTTCGACGCCTGGTGGGCTCTGGCCTCGGTGGCCGGCCTGGTCGAGGACTGGCCGCTGCCACCCGACGAGCTGGGGGCCGCGGCCGCGGAGCTGCGCTGGTTCGTGTGGGATGCGTGGGAGCCCGACACCGGATGGCGGTTCCACCTGGCGGTCGAGGACCCCCTCGAGGGCCTGGCCTGGGCGGTGGCAGCGACCGACGCAGCCTGACCCCCGCCACCGCCCCCGCCCCCGCCCCCGAACTGTTCACCCACACGCGCCCGAAACCCGCGCATCGCTGAACAGTTCGGGGGGGTCAACCGCCGACGGGTCCGAGGACCCGCTCGACATACGGGGTGGTGAACACGCCACCGGGGTCCAAGCGGGTGCGAACCTGCTGGAACTGGTCCCATCGCGGGTAGCGGGGCGCGAGCGACGACGCGGTCTGGAAATGCAGCTTGCCCCAGTGGGGGCGGCCGCCGTAGTCGTCCATGATGCGCTCGACGCCCCGGAAGTAGTCGTCGTAGGGAGTCCCGCGATAGACGTGCACCGCGACGTAGGCGCTGTCGCGCCCGTACGCGGTGCTGAGCGGGATGTCGTCGGCGGCGACGAATCGCACCTCGACCGGGAAGCTGATCTGCATACCGAGCTGCCCGACGTGGGCGCGCACGCGTCGGAGCGCATCCACGACCGTCGATCGGGGAATGGCGTACTCCATCTCGTAGAACCGCACCAGGCGCGGGCTGGTGAACACGCGGTAGCTGACGTCCACGTAGTCCGCCGATCCCTTCGACGGCAGCCGTTTCGCCACCTTCGGGATGAGATGGTTCCGCCACGCTCCGATACGGCACATCGCGCCGAACAGCACGTTGTCGTAGAGCACGTCGTCCCGCCATGCCCGCCAGTGCGGTCGCGGTCGCACGGGCTCGTCGGTGCGCTGGTTGCGCTTGGTGAGTGCCCAGCGGGTGTTGGGGATCCAGAAGAACTCGAAGTGATCGTGGCCGTCGACCTCGTCGTCGAGCCGCTCGAGCAGCGCGTCGACGGGCTCCGCTCCCTCGACGGCGTGGAGGTTGAACGCCCGCACGCACTGCAACGTCACCTCCGAGACGAGCCCGACCGCCCCGAGGCCCACGCGGGCCACCTCGAGGATCTCCGGCTCCGTGTCCCGATCGCAGGCGACGACCTCACCGCGGCCGTCGACGAGCCGCATGCCGATGATGGCGCTGGACAGGTTGCGGAACCGGGCACCCGTGCCATGGGTCGCGGTCTGGGTGGCGC is from Rhabdothermincola sediminis and encodes:
- a CDS encoding D-arabinono-1,4-lactone oxidase; translated protein: MRWRNWAGNQACEPAAIERPHHEDQLRSIVRRAASAGRTVRVVGAGHSFTPLVCTDDLLVDLRDYAAVRAVDAERCTVTVQAGIPLWRLNQELAVHGLALENLGDIAYQSVAGATQTATHGTGARFRNLSSAIIGMRLVDGRGEVVACDRDTEPEILEVARVGLGAVGLVSEVTLQCVRAFNLHAVEGAEPVDALLERLDDEVDGHDHFEFFWIPNTRWALTKRNQRTDEPVRPRPHWRAWRDDVLYDNVLFGAMCRIGAWRNHLIPKVAKRLPSKGSADYVDVSYRVFTSPRLVRFYEMEYAIPRSTVVDALRRVRAHVGQLGMQISFPVEVRFVAADDIPLSTAYGRDSAYVAVHVYRGTPYDDYFRGVERIMDDYGGRPHWGKLHFQTASSLAPRYPRWDQFQQVRTRLDPGGVFTTPYVERVLGPVGG
- a CDS encoding SCO1664 family protein; this encodes MLPERHEILRRGTIEVRGRLPWSSNATFLARVCLEGAGCDAVYKPLRGERPLWDFPRKLYRREVAAYELSEALSWGIVPFTVEVEDAPLGEGSLQEFIDAELEQHYFTLYDDRALHDQLRTICAFDVIANNTDRKSGHCLLDRNGKVWAIDNGLSFHREFKLRTVIWEFAGEPLPASVVDSLATLVDHGLPASLDRLLDLHEREAVVARARALLDAGTFPTDPTGRRYPWPLV
- a CDS encoding DUF6183 family protein codes for the protein MGTGRSVNEELVELGDLDELVRHIDRLCWAADWDGVLDVRDRCRAALERGKQLWPAASHGEYRLALEAPGPIAARVVVPGAGHLSLGPLTEVAASTHRWAELADHLPDGPTRAMTAHERVVRGEDLTGDDRIDRQVIDLPLALQPWEPSYPVAEYLAHEAHFPPPPLPDRHPVVLPAPSLAVERVEDQETIHALAELTRAWTAESNGRSEVVAVRGDARCAIAALGPPRARLAELSGAEALAWMAWVAASGGAHGRRRGMARGRFDAWWALASVAGLVEDWPLPPDELGAAAAELRWFVWDAWEPDTGWRFHLAVEDPLEGLAWAVAATDAA